A genome region from Variovorax paradoxus includes the following:
- a CDS encoding TPM domain-containing protein yields the protein MDARRWPATAVVWMCVCLVLAALSLPAQSKPVPVPAMQSRVVDLTKTLDAGEADALRSDIAELESQTQAQVAVLMVPTTGEDSIEQYATRVFAQWKLGRKEEDDGVLVLVALKDRRMRIEVGRGLEATITDIQAAEIIDREMKPRFRDGDFAGGVRAAVQAVSRLIAGPPAVAGDAQVSEAVSEAEPEPDRQGMHITSEGWTFLGLLLWSFVVGGWYGRGVAGNASERAAVQRSGRRRKGRNKAGNKGKARVARPEPWAAALAAIEPPASDAPATPRRKPNWRVALGMASAGPAAAAVALLNPLMVLVMAGPAAVVYGIGYASGRSRTVRYVVGGIALFIAALVAVGFAVGEERFWWGFLWAMGIGGVCLFVTAIFFCMRLCWRKSELGFLLRSAVVAGIIGWVIWTVQPVLPIDESWIPVVLVTFLALLFGYLPYGEGSGGDGDDDSGWSSSSSSSSSSSSSSSSSSSSSGGGSSAGGGASGSW from the coding sequence ATGGATGCTCGCCGATGGCCGGCAACGGCGGTGGTGTGGATGTGCGTGTGCCTGGTGCTGGCGGCGTTATCGCTGCCCGCGCAGTCGAAGCCGGTGCCGGTGCCCGCCATGCAGTCGCGCGTGGTGGACCTCACGAAGACGCTAGATGCCGGCGAGGCCGACGCGCTGCGCAGCGACATCGCCGAACTCGAGTCGCAGACGCAGGCGCAGGTCGCGGTGCTGATGGTGCCGACCACGGGCGAGGACTCCATCGAGCAGTACGCCACCCGGGTGTTCGCGCAATGGAAGCTCGGCCGCAAGGAAGAAGACGACGGCGTGCTGGTGCTGGTGGCGCTGAAGGACCGGCGCATGCGCATCGAGGTCGGCCGCGGGCTGGAAGCAACGATCACCGACATCCAGGCGGCCGAGATCATCGACCGCGAGATGAAGCCGCGTTTTCGCGACGGCGATTTCGCGGGCGGCGTGCGGGCTGCGGTGCAGGCGGTGTCGCGGCTGATTGCCGGTCCGCCGGCAGTCGCCGGGGACGCACAGGTGTCGGAGGCAGTATCGGAAGCCGAGCCGGAACCGGACCGGCAGGGCATGCACATCACGAGCGAGGGCTGGACCTTCCTGGGCCTGCTGCTGTGGAGCTTCGTCGTGGGCGGCTGGTACGGGCGAGGCGTTGCCGGCAATGCCAGCGAGCGCGCGGCGGTGCAGCGATCGGGCCGCAGGCGCAAGGGCAGGAACAAGGCAGGCAACAAGGGCAAGGCCCGGGTCGCGCGGCCCGAGCCCTGGGCTGCCGCCCTGGCGGCCATCGAGCCCCCGGCCTCCGATGCGCCGGCGACGCCGCGGCGCAAGCCCAACTGGCGCGTCGCTCTGGGTATGGCGAGCGCGGGACCGGCGGCTGCAGCCGTGGCGCTGCTGAATCCGCTCATGGTGCTTGTCATGGCGGGACCGGCCGCGGTGGTCTATGGCATCGGCTACGCCAGCGGGCGTTCGCGCACGGTGCGCTACGTGGTGGGCGGCATCGCGCTGTTCATCGCGGCGCTGGTCGCCGTCGGCTTCGCGGTGGGCGAAGAACGTTTCTGGTGGGGCTTCCTGTGGGCCATGGGGATCGGCGGTGTGTGCCTGTTCGTCACGGCCATCTTCTTCTGCATGCGGCTGTGCTGGCGCAAGAGCGAACTCGGCTTCCTGCTGCGCTCGGCCGTGGTGGCGGGCATCATCGGCTGGGTGATCTGGACGGTACAGCCGGTGCTGCCGATCGACGAGTCGTGGATCCCGGTGGTGCTGGTGACCTTCCTGGCGTTGCTCTTCGGCTACCTGCCGTACGGCGAAGGCAGCGGCGGCGATGGCGACGACGACAGCGGCTGGAGCAGCAGCTCCTCGTCTTCAAGCAGCTCGTCGTCTTCCTCTTCTTCTTCCTCCTCGTCGTCCGGCGGCGGCTCCAGCGCGGGCGGCGGCGCTTCCGGAAGCTGGTGA
- the pbpC gene encoding penicillin-binding protein 1C, whose protein sequence is MQLAPLTPSRKTFAAALLAAACVHPAWALASFEDVKRDFRSSDTAVLDRNGELLQRVRTDPTVRRGQWIALADVSPALRTAMVLSEDRRFYEHSGIDWRAVSAAAWGNLWNTRTRGASTITMQLSGLLDDDLRRSSGGRSFTQKIGQTVAAAQLERNWRKDQILEAYLNTVPFRGEIVGIDALSRTLFGKAPSGLDAREAAVASALVRAPNAKPNVVAQRACEVLRAMEPQQKTDCEALDMFTSAAVQRRAFEANEGIAPHAARRVLRELRDADAGASADAGAAAPPPPRKGTGKDKDAGVRTTLRAPLQRFALDTLQRHLRELRDRHVEDGALVVLDNATGEVLAWVGSSGPLSQAAEVDGVTALRQPGSTLKPLLYGQAIAERRITAASLIEDSSAQISTASGLYIPQNYDRRFKGPVSARTALAASLNVPAVRTLVMVSPESFARELRAAGLPLRESGDYYGYSLALGSAEVSLLSLTNAYRMLANGGRYGTTTMTVRPAERPKATAQPASPPPLLDPRAAFIVGDILSDPNARTRTFGLDSILSTRFWTAVKTGTSKDMRDNWAVGWSQRYTVGVWVGNASGESMWDVSGTSGAAPVWAEVMRFLHAREPSRPPAPPPGLVEARVEFGPGPDGNALEAARSEWFLQGTEQPLFALDTGMANDIGFARITSPSDGTIIAVDPDIPPLRQRVRFESEGRNVQWRIDGKFFARGNSAQWLPWPGRHVIELVDGAGKVVDQRRIEVRGAGVVTKSARR, encoded by the coding sequence ATGCAGCTCGCGCCCCTCACTCCCTCCCGCAAGACTTTCGCCGCCGCCCTGCTCGCCGCGGCCTGCGTGCATCCGGCCTGGGCGCTCGCCAGCTTCGAGGACGTGAAGCGGGACTTCCGCTCGTCGGACACCGCGGTGCTCGACCGCAACGGCGAACTGCTGCAACGCGTGCGCACCGACCCCACGGTGCGGCGCGGCCAGTGGATCGCGCTGGCCGACGTTTCGCCCGCGCTGCGCACGGCCATGGTGCTGAGCGAGGACCGGCGCTTCTACGAGCACAGCGGCATCGACTGGCGCGCCGTGTCGGCGGCCGCGTGGGGCAACCTGTGGAACACGCGCACGCGCGGCGCGTCGACCATCACGATGCAGCTGTCGGGCCTGCTCGACGACGACCTGCGCCGCAGCTCGGGCGGGCGCAGCTTCACCCAGAAGATCGGCCAGACCGTGGCGGCCGCGCAGCTGGAGCGCAACTGGCGCAAGGACCAGATTCTCGAGGCCTACCTCAACACCGTGCCGTTTCGCGGCGAGATCGTGGGCATCGACGCGCTCTCGCGAACGCTGTTCGGCAAGGCGCCGAGCGGGCTCGATGCGCGCGAGGCCGCCGTGGCATCGGCCCTGGTGCGCGCGCCGAACGCCAAGCCGAACGTGGTCGCGCAGCGCGCCTGCGAGGTGCTGCGCGCGATGGAGCCGCAGCAGAAGACCGACTGCGAAGCGCTCGACATGTTCACCAGCGCCGCTGTGCAGCGGCGGGCGTTCGAGGCGAACGAAGGCATCGCGCCGCATGCGGCACGGCGCGTGTTGCGCGAACTGCGAGATGCGGATGCGGGTGCGAGTGCCGATGCGGGCGCCGCCGCCCCGCCTCCCCCCCGGAAAGGAACGGGGAAGGACAAGGACGCCGGTGTCAGGACGACGCTGCGCGCGCCGCTGCAGCGCTTCGCACTCGACACGCTGCAGCGCCACCTGCGCGAACTGCGCGACCGGCACGTGGAAGACGGCGCACTGGTGGTGCTCGACAACGCGACCGGCGAGGTGCTCGCCTGGGTCGGCTCGTCGGGCCCGCTGAGCCAGGCGGCCGAGGTCGATGGCGTGACCGCGCTGCGCCAGCCGGGCTCCACGCTCAAGCCGCTGCTCTACGGGCAGGCCATCGCGGAGCGGCGCATCACGGCCGCCTCGCTGATCGAGGACTCGTCGGCGCAGATCAGCACGGCGAGCGGCCTCTACATTCCGCAGAATTACGACCGCCGCTTCAAGGGGCCGGTGTCGGCGCGCACCGCGCTGGCCGCCTCGCTCAACGTGCCGGCCGTGCGCACGCTGGTGATGGTGTCGCCCGAGTCGTTCGCGCGCGAGCTGCGTGCCGCCGGGCTGCCGCTGCGCGAGAGCGGCGACTACTACGGCTACAGCCTCGCGCTCGGCAGCGCCGAGGTGTCGCTGCTGTCGCTCACCAATGCCTACCGCATGCTGGCCAATGGCGGGCGCTACGGCACCACCACGATGACGGTGCGGCCAGCGGAAAGGCCGAAGGCCACCGCGCAGCCAGCCTCGCCGCCGCCGCTGCTCGACCCGCGCGCCGCCTTCATCGTCGGCGACATCCTTTCCGATCCGAACGCGCGCACGCGCACCTTCGGTCTCGACAGCATCCTGTCGACCCGCTTCTGGACCGCGGTGAAGACGGGCACCAGCAAGGACATGCGCGACAACTGGGCGGTGGGCTGGTCGCAGCGCTACACGGTGGGCGTGTGGGTCGGCAATGCGAGCGGCGAATCGATGTGGGACGTGAGCGGCACGAGCGGCGCGGCGCCGGTCTGGGCCGAGGTGATGCGCTTCCTGCATGCGCGCGAACCGAGCCGCCCGCCCGCGCCGCCGCCGGGCCTGGTCGAGGCGCGCGTCGAATTCGGCCCCGGTCCGGACGGCAATGCGCTCGAGGCGGCGCGCAGCGAATGGTTCCTGCAAGGCACCGAGCAGCCGCTGTTCGCGCTCGACACCGGCATGGCGAACGACATCGGCTTCGCGCGCATTACCTCGCCGTCGGACGGCACCATCATCGCGGTCGACCCCGACATTCCGCCGCTGCGCCAGCGCGTGCGCTTCGAATCCGAAGGGCGCAACGTGCAGTGGCGCATCGACGGCAAGTTCTTCGCGCGCGGCAACAGCGCGCAATGGCTGCCCTGGCCCGGCCGGCACGTGATCGAACTGGTGGACGGCGCCGGCAAGGTGGTGGACCAGCGCCGCATCGAGGTGCGCGGCGCAGGCGTGGTGACGAAGAGCGCGCGGCGCTGA
- a CDS encoding GNAT family N-acetyltransferase translates to MPLAQPSLTGPRLLLRPLRAADAAALVDAAADGELWNLPFTVVPSASTVDAYIGSALAGQAAGTVMPFATVLLETGRVIGSTRFWKIDRINRKLEIGSTWIAASWQKTFVNTEAKFLMLQHAFEQLQCVRVQFTTDEINAKSRAAILRLGAKQEGIVRHERIMPDGRKRNSVRFSIIDDEWPQVKAQLEARLRASTQEPTA, encoded by the coding sequence ATGCCTCTCGCGCAACCCTCGCTCACCGGCCCCCGTCTTCTCCTTCGTCCGCTGCGGGCCGCGGACGCGGCGGCACTGGTCGATGCCGCCGCCGACGGCGAACTCTGGAACCTGCCCTTCACCGTCGTTCCCTCGGCCTCGACGGTGGATGCCTACATCGGCAGCGCCCTGGCCGGCCAGGCAGCAGGCACGGTGATGCCCTTTGCCACCGTGCTGCTCGAAACCGGCCGGGTGATCGGCTCGACGCGCTTCTGGAAGATCGACCGCATCAACCGCAAGCTGGAAATCGGCAGCACCTGGATCGCGGCGTCCTGGCAGAAGACCTTCGTCAACACCGAGGCCAAGTTCCTGATGCTGCAGCATGCGTTCGAGCAACTGCAGTGCGTGCGCGTGCAGTTCACCACCGACGAGATCAACGCGAAGTCGCGCGCAGCCATCCTGCGGCTCGGCGCGAAGCAGGAAGGCATCGTGCGGCACGAGCGCATCATGCCGGACGGCCGCAAGCGCAACTCGGTGCGCTTCAGCATCATCGACGACGAGTGGCCGCAGGTGAAGGCGCAGCTCGAGGCAAGGCTTCGCGCATCGACGCAGGAACCCACCGCATGA
- a CDS encoding LysE family translocator, with protein MPIELWLAFVAASTLMLIIPGPTILTVISYSMSHGRRANVPLVAAVALGDSTALVVSLLGLGALLATSAFWFTVVKWIGGLYLLYLGIRMLRAGVSPAEIAKPAAPVSRWRLFANTYLVTALNPKGIVFFVAFLPQFISPAADVTRQLWMLAVTFVVLAATNATMYAVFAGSARRLLASPRAQKRFNLAGGSLLSAAGVWALMARRPG; from the coding sequence ATGCCCATCGAACTCTGGCTCGCCTTCGTCGCGGCCTCCACGCTGATGCTGATCATTCCGGGACCGACCATCCTCACGGTGATCAGCTATTCGATGTCGCACGGGCGCCGCGCCAACGTGCCGCTGGTGGCCGCGGTGGCACTCGGCGACTCGACCGCGCTGGTGGTGTCGCTGCTGGGCCTGGGTGCGCTGCTCGCCACCTCGGCCTTCTGGTTCACGGTCGTGAAGTGGATCGGCGGGCTCTACCTGCTGTATTTGGGCATCAGGATGCTGCGCGCCGGCGTCTCGCCCGCGGAGATCGCGAAACCGGCCGCGCCCGTGTCGCGCTGGCGGCTGTTTGCCAACACCTACCTGGTGACCGCGCTGAACCCCAAGGGCATCGTGTTCTTCGTGGCGTTCCTGCCGCAGTTCATCAGCCCGGCGGCGGACGTGACGCGCCAGCTCTGGATGCTGGCCGTGACCTTCGTGGTGCTGGCCGCGACCAATGCCACGATGTATGCCGTGTTCGCCGGTTCCGCGCGCAGGCTGCTCGCGTCGCCGCGCGCGCAGAAGCGCTTCAACCTCGCGGGCGGCTCGCTGCTGAGCGCAGCGGGCGTGTGGGCGCTGATGGCGCGCCGCCCCGGCTGA
- a CDS encoding GNAT family N-acetyltransferase: MSDEVVATDASHFESLHRALDIVAREHRYLALLQAPPLEQSVAFYQGLIDGGFPHFVALGDDARVIGWCDVSPVFGQSRAHIGVLGIALLPQARGRGLGARLLQAAIDRAWARGLTRIELSVRADNLQARVLYERFGFAHEGLQRRAVFVEGTYHDAHAMALLR, from the coding sequence ATGAGCGACGAGGTCGTTGCAACGGATGCATCGCATTTCGAGAGCCTGCATCGCGCCCTCGACATCGTCGCGCGCGAGCACAGGTACCTGGCGCTGCTGCAGGCGCCACCGCTGGAGCAGTCGGTCGCGTTCTATCAGGGCCTGATCGACGGCGGCTTTCCGCACTTCGTGGCGCTCGGCGACGACGCGCGGGTGATCGGCTGGTGCGACGTGTCGCCGGTGTTCGGCCAGTCGCGCGCGCACATCGGCGTGCTGGGCATCGCGCTGCTGCCGCAGGCGCGCGGCCGGGGGCTGGGCGCGAGGCTGCTGCAGGCGGCGATCGACAGGGCATGGGCCCGCGGGTTGACGCGCATCGAACTGTCGGTGCGCGCCGACAACCTGCAGGCCAGGGTGCTGTACGAACGCTTCGGCTTCGCGCATGAGGGCTTGCAGCGCCGCGCCGTGTTCGTCGAAGGCACGTACCACGATGCACACGCGATGGCCCTGCTTCGCTAG
- a CDS encoding DUF2277 domain-containing protein, translating into MCRSIKTLYNFEPPATEQEIRSAALQFVRKLSGFSVPSRANEEAFERAVEEVTASASRLLESLVTTAAPRDREVEAERARARNAVRFGSALTQEE; encoded by the coding sequence ATGTGCCGCAGCATCAAGACCCTCTACAACTTCGAACCGCCCGCCACCGAGCAGGAGATCCGTTCGGCGGCCCTGCAGTTCGTGCGCAAGCTCAGCGGCTTCAGCGTGCCTTCGCGCGCCAACGAGGAAGCCTTCGAGCGCGCGGTGGAAGAAGTGACTGCAAGCGCCTCGAGGCTGCTCGAATCGCTGGTCACCACCGCCGCGCCGCGCGACCGCGAGGTCGAGGCGGAGCGTGCCAGGGCACGCAACGCCGTCCGCTTCGGCAGCGCCCTGACCCAAGAGGAATGA
- a CDS encoding FadR/GntR family transcriptional regulator, with protein sequence MLAQAPRTSLADSAADAIRAEISAGRWPVGSRIPIEPQLAQLLGVSRGTVREAVKTLVSRGLLEVRQGSGTYVRSGFDPSSSLQKMRLASLRDQFEVRRALEVEAARLAAVRHTARDLRRLHTLLDKRGVPDASDAGASFIERDLAFHLAIVDVSGNLALAETCRFITGYIKETIASTMGTVLPEPDDAAHRAIVEGIASRNPDAAAEAVRAFMAPMINALALGSPGTP encoded by the coding sequence ATGCTTGCCCAGGCCCCCCGCACCTCATTGGCCGACAGCGCCGCCGACGCCATCCGCGCTGAAATCTCCGCGGGCCGCTGGCCGGTCGGCTCGCGCATCCCGATCGAGCCGCAGCTCGCCCAGTTGCTCGGCGTGAGCCGCGGCACAGTGCGCGAGGCGGTCAAGACACTGGTGTCGCGCGGCCTGCTCGAGGTTCGCCAGGGCTCCGGCACCTATGTGCGCTCGGGCTTCGACCCCTCTTCCAGCCTGCAGAAGATGCGCCTGGCCAGCCTGCGCGACCAGTTCGAGGTGCGCCGCGCGCTCGAGGTCGAGGCCGCCCGGCTGGCCGCCGTGCGCCACACGGCGCGCGACCTGCGCCGCCTGCACACGCTGCTGGACAAACGCGGCGTGCCCGACGCCAGCGACGCAGGTGCCTCCTTCATCGAGCGCGACCTGGCCTTCCACCTGGCCATCGTCGACGTGTCCGGCAACCTCGCGCTGGCCGAGACCTGCAGGTTCATCACCGGCTACATCAAGGAAACCATCGCGAGCACGATGGGCACCGTGCTGCCCGAACCCGACGATGCCGCGCACCGCGCCATCGTCGAAGGCATTGCCAGCCGCAACCCAGACGCGGCGGCCGAAGCGGTGCGCGCCTTCATGGCGCCGATGATCAACGCGCTCGCCCTGGGCTCGCCAGGCACACCATGA
- a CDS encoding LysR family transcriptional regulator, which yields MKDFSLSDVRLFTKAAQLGGLTPAADVLNVPKASASRQLQRLEATVGHQLLHRGSARFALTDEGREFLVAAQHVLTILDDVMLNLSSADGTVTGRLRIAVPHYYGRELLTSHLPDFMETYPQLDVVVETGRDRVDLFRDETDVAIRRGREGCDELVARHLKSEPLMLCAAPGYLAPHPPLQGLSDLETHAFLTADAEGRKREIQLATVEKTHRVRVDSVCQSDDLELILQLALSGRGIALLPVSLAQPRVDAGLLLPVLPALKLKPQEINLVYLPARRNSPKIKTFVDYMLGVFRAS from the coding sequence ATGAAGGACTTTTCTTTGTCGGACGTGCGGCTTTTCACCAAGGCCGCCCAGCTCGGGGGACTGACTCCGGCTGCCGATGTACTGAACGTGCCCAAGGCATCCGCCTCGCGCCAGCTGCAGCGGCTGGAAGCCACGGTCGGCCACCAGTTGCTGCACCGCGGCTCCGCACGCTTCGCGTTGACCGACGAGGGGCGCGAGTTCCTGGTGGCCGCCCAGCATGTGTTGACGATCCTCGACGACGTCATGCTCAATCTTTCCTCGGCTGACGGCACCGTCACCGGCCGGCTGCGCATCGCCGTGCCGCATTACTACGGCCGCGAGCTGCTGACGAGCCACCTGCCCGATTTCATGGAAACCTACCCGCAGCTCGACGTAGTGGTCGAGACGGGCCGCGACCGCGTCGACCTGTTCCGCGACGAGACCGACGTGGCGATCCGCCGCGGGCGCGAAGGCTGCGACGAGCTGGTCGCCCGCCACCTCAAGAGCGAACCGCTGATGCTGTGTGCCGCCCCTGGCTACCTCGCGCCGCATCCACCGCTGCAAGGCCTTTCCGACCTCGAGACGCATGCGTTCCTCACGGCGGATGCCGAAGGCCGCAAGCGCGAGATCCAGCTGGCGACGGTCGAGAAGACGCACCGCGTCCGGGTGGACAGTGTCTGCCAGTCGGACGACCTCGAACTGATCCTGCAGCTCGCGCTGTCGGGTCGCGGCATCGCGCTGCTGCCGGTGTCGCTCGCGCAACCCCGGGTCGATGCCGGTCTGCTGTTGCCGGTGCTGCCGGCGCTGAAACTCAAGCCTCAGGAGATCAACCTGGTCTACCTGCCTGCGCGTCGCAATTCGCCCAAGATCAAGACCTTCGTCGACTACATGCTGGGCGTGTTCCGGGCGTCCTGA
- a CDS encoding ABC transporter ATP-binding protein translates to MNPSNPILQVDALGFAYPGQPPIASDWNASIGPGVTLLYGDTGAGKSALLQAIAGALPATGRLTVAGASLAASPEAYRRNVFFVDPSTDRFDQATVHQCTATLREGDAGFSDARWQALVEGFSLVPHLEKSMFMLSTGSRRKVWLAAALASGRPLVLLDEPAAALDAGSVRCLWRSLSELSRSGEARAFLVASAERIDSVPLAGTIELPLR, encoded by the coding sequence ATGAACCCATCCAACCCCATCCTCCAGGTCGACGCGCTCGGCTTCGCCTACCCTGGCCAGCCACCGATCGCCTCGGACTGGAACGCCTCCATCGGCCCCGGCGTGACGCTGCTGTACGGCGACACCGGCGCGGGCAAGTCGGCCCTTTTGCAGGCCATCGCGGGCGCCCTGCCCGCCACCGGCCGGTTGACCGTGGCGGGCGCGAGCCTGGCGGCGTCGCCGGAGGCCTACCGGCGCAACGTCTTCTTCGTCGACCCCTCAACCGACCGCTTCGACCAGGCCACCGTCCACCAGTGCACCGCCACGCTGCGCGAAGGCGACGCCGGCTTCAGCGACGCGCGCTGGCAGGCGCTGGTCGAAGGCTTCTCGCTGGTGCCGCACCTCGAGAAATCGATGTTCATGCTGTCGACCGGCTCCAGGCGCAAGGTCTGGCTGGCCGCCGCGCTGGCCTCCGGACGCCCGCTGGTGCTGCTCGACGAACCGGCCGCGGCGCTGGACGCCGGCTCGGTGCGCTGCCTGTGGCGTTCGCTCAGCGAACTCTCGAGGTCCGGCGAGGCGCGGGCCTTCCTCGTGGCCAGCGCCGAGCGCATCGACAGCGTGCCGCTGGCGGGCACCATCGAACTGCCGCTGCGCTGA
- a CDS encoding CynX/NimT family MFS transporter: MNSATLQTSSSAVAATPHGPRGLARRILLGASVVLIAFNLRPVFASLSVVLPEIIKATGLSATAASLLTTLPIVCLGVFAPLAPGLGRRFGTERTLLGCMVLIGVGTVLRGTGNIPLLFLASAIAGSGIAVSNVLLSGLVKRDFAGQAALMMGLYTMAVCGGAASAAGFTVPIEHALGGGWTLALAMWAVPAALVTLIWAPQALPRKPVASESGFTVRGLWRDQLAWQVTFFMGLQSALAYIVMGWLAPILRERGLGSETAGYVVSLSVMTQVVTCLVVPALAVKLRNQRGLAVVLAAMTVAAMLAMLFAPLGGVWAWAVLLGIAQGGTFALALTMIVLRSPDSHVAAHLSGMAQGVGYMVAAFGPLVAGLLHGWTGSFRASSWLFIGLGVALVLAGLGAGRTMHVGTTTVPRH, encoded by the coding sequence ATGAATTCAGCAACCCTCCAGACCTCCTCTTCCGCCGTTGCAGCGACGCCGCACGGCCCGCGCGGCCTCGCGCGCCGCATCCTGCTCGGCGCCAGCGTGGTGCTGATCGCGTTCAACCTGCGTCCGGTGTTCGCCAGCCTGTCGGTGGTGCTGCCGGAGATCATCAAGGCCACGGGCCTGTCTGCCACCGCGGCCAGCCTCTTGACCACGCTGCCGATCGTCTGCCTCGGCGTGTTCGCGCCGCTGGCGCCGGGGCTGGGGCGGCGCTTCGGCACCGAGCGCACCCTGCTCGGCTGCATGGTGCTGATCGGGGTGGGCACGGTGCTGCGCGGCACCGGCAACATTCCGCTTCTGTTCCTGGCCTCCGCCATCGCGGGGAGCGGCATTGCGGTGTCGAACGTGCTGCTGTCGGGGCTGGTGAAGCGCGACTTCGCCGGCCAGGCCGCGCTGATGATGGGCCTCTACACCATGGCCGTGTGCGGCGGCGCCGCGAGCGCGGCCGGCTTCACGGTGCCGATCGAGCACGCGCTGGGCGGCGGCTGGACCCTGGCGCTGGCCATGTGGGCCGTGCCGGCCGCACTGGTCACCCTGATCTGGGCACCGCAGGCCCTGCCGCGCAAGCCGGTGGCCAGCGAGTCGGGCTTCACGGTGCGCGGCCTGTGGCGCGACCAGCTGGCCTGGCAGGTCACCTTCTTCATGGGGCTGCAGTCAGCCCTCGCCTACATCGTGATGGGCTGGCTCGCGCCCATCCTGCGCGAGCGCGGCCTCGGCAGCGAGACCGCGGGCTACGTGGTGTCGCTGTCGGTCATGACGCAGGTGGTCACCTGCCTCGTGGTGCCGGCGCTGGCCGTGAAGCTGCGCAACCAGCGCGGGCTCGCGGTGGTTCTGGCGGCCATGACGGTCGCCGCCATGCTGGCGATGCTGTTCGCCCCTCTCGGCGGAGTATGGGCCTGGGCCGTGCTGCTGGGCATCGCGCAGGGCGGCACCTTCGCACTGGCGCTCACGATGATCGTGCTGCGCTCGCCCGACTCGCACGTGGCCGCGCACCTGTCGGGCATGGCGCAGGGCGTGGGCTACATGGTGGCGGCCTTCGGCCCGCTGGTGGCCGGCCTGCTGCACGGCTGGACGGGGAGCTTCCGCGCCTCGTCGTGGCTTTTCATCGGGCTGGGCGTGGCGCTGGTGCTCGCGGGCCTGGGCGCGGGCCGCACGATGCACGTGGGCACGACGACCGTGCCCCGCCACTGA
- a CDS encoding Imm1 family immunity protein — MIEVSFNGRPQAIATAQAFRAALARFDADATRYELWLSVPDGPSLCMLRSEADAWLMYLRHPGDHGFSSEGDASREGVALYTLSNGQVDEYPLAWCIALPQCHEAAVHFFASAGQRFEGIAWREG, encoded by the coding sequence ATGATCGAAGTCAGCTTCAACGGCAGGCCGCAGGCCATTGCCACGGCGCAGGCATTTCGCGCCGCGCTCGCTCGCTTCGATGCCGATGCAACGCGCTACGAACTCTGGCTTTCCGTGCCCGACGGCCCTTCGCTGTGCATGCTGCGCAGCGAGGCGGATGCGTGGCTCATGTACCTGCGGCACCCTGGAGACCACGGCTTTTCCTCCGAAGGCGATGCCTCACGCGAGGGCGTCGCGCTGTACACGCTGTCCAACGGACAGGTCGACGAATACCCGCTCGCGTGGTGCATCGCCCTGCCGCAGTGCCACGAGGCCGCCGTGCACTTCTTCGCCAGCGCCGGCCAGAGGTTCGAAGGCATCGCATGGCGCGAAGGCTGA
- a CDS encoding thrombospondin type 3 repeat-containing protein, with product MTKTLAILLAASAILAGCVVAPYDRPPPPRPHYGDRDRDGVPNRYDRDRDNDGVPNRYDRAPNNPYRN from the coding sequence ATGACGAAGACTTTGGCGATCCTGCTGGCCGCATCGGCCATCCTGGCGGGCTGCGTGGTGGCCCCGTACGACCGTCCGCCGCCGCCGCGTCCGCACTACGGCGATCGCGACCGCGACGGCGTGCCGAACCGCTACGACCGCGACCGCGACAACGACGGCGTGCCCAACCGCTACGACCGCGCTCCGAACAACCCGTACCGCAATTGA